A genomic region of Trifolium pratense cultivar HEN17-A07 linkage group LG3, ARS_RC_1.1, whole genome shotgun sequence contains the following coding sequences:
- the LOC123918471 gene encoding non-classical arabinogalactan protein 31-like has product MAKTLAMWLLFLQLTSFIAFAEHLETLPPTYPPHHSHSPLHPPTKSPHHPPSNAPHHHHHHHNHTPSPAPSPISHTPSHPPHHSTPVPAKPPTGHHHHHHPPAYAPVKPPIHTPVVPTHPPLHPPVPAHPPLHPSPVPRRFIAVQGVVYVKSCKYAGVHTLLGAKALHGAVVKLQCNSTKYKFVQTHKTDKNGYFFIEGPKSIKTYAPHKCNVVLVSAPNGLKPSNLNGGLTGAALRSGKPYVSKGLHFTIYTVGPLAFEPKCPR; this is encoded by the exons ATGGCCAAAACCCTTGCAATGTGGCTTCTTTTCCTTCAACTAACCTCTTTCATTGCATTTGCCGAACACCTTGAAACTCTTCCACCAACTTACCCTCCACATCACTCACATTCTCCACTTCACCCTCCAACTAAGTCACCACATCATCCACCGTCTAACGCCCctcaccaccatcatcaccaCCATAATCACACACCATCCCCTGCTCCTTCCCCTATTTCTCACACTCCTTCACACCCTCCTCACCATTCTACCCCTGTTCCTGCTAAACCACCAACTggtcaccaccaccatcatcacccACCTGCTTATGCTCCTGTTAAGCCTCCTATTCACACTCCCGTTGTTCCAACACACCCACCATTGCACCCCCCTGTTCCAGCTCACCCACCATTGCATCCTTCTCCTGTTCCTAGACGCTTTATAGCTGTTCAAGGTGTTGTTTATGTAAAATCTTGCAAGTATGCTGGTGTTCATACTCTCTTGGGAGCTAAAGCACTTCATG GTGCCGTTGTGAAGCTACAATGTAACAGCACAAAGTACAAGTTTGTTCAAACACATAAGACTGATAAGAATGGTTATTTCTTCATTGAAGGCCCAAAGAGTATCAAAACCTATGCACCTCATAAGTGTAATGTTGTTTTGGTTAGTGCTCCAAATGGGCTGAAGCCTTCAAATCTTAATGGTGGGCTTACTGGTGCTGCTCTTAGGTCCGGGAAACCTTATGTGTCTAAGGGTCTTCATTTCACTATTTACACTGTTGGGCCTCTTGCATTTGAGCCAAAATGTCCTCGTTAG